From a single Leishmania panamensis strain MHOM/PA/94/PSC-1 chromosome 2 sequence genomic region:
- a CDS encoding casein kinase II, alpha chain, putative (TriTrypDB/GeneDB-style sysID: LpmP.02.0270), translating into MTHIDAAADRTDGGRHGSGSGDESKMKKVKPEEYEHPFWHVYRQRGADYWDYKNTRVDFNTNLAPYELQQKIGRGKYSEVFRGRNRNNGCLCVLKLLKPVRHQKILREISILRNLCGGPNVVRLLDVLRDTDSQTVVLVTEYVHRPTTLRNLLYSNKLTNFDMRYYLYEILRSLDFAHRRGIFHRDIKPYNVMIDHERKILRVIDWGLGEYYIHGQALNCGVATRHYKGPELLVGYRHYDYSLDIWCLGCVLAGLLFHCDPFFVGASNEDQLLQIVAVFGKKALFRYLDKYQCRLSRVVESSLHNLPDEHVDWCRYIKKGSIQESWCDATALDLLDKMLQFDHQDRIMAHEAMQHPFFAPVRDALAKDPQERYPVARR; encoded by the coding sequence atgacGCACATagacgccgctgcagacCGCACGGACGGTGGCaggcacggcagcggcagcggtgatgaATCGAAGATGAAGAAAGTAAAGCCGGAGGAGTACGAGCACCCGTTCTGGCACGTGTATCGCCAACGCGGCGCGGACTACTGGGATTACAAGAACACGCGGGTGGACTTCAACACCAACTTGGCCCCGTACGAGCTACAGCAGAAAATCGGGCGCGGCAAGTACTCAGAGGTCTTTCGCGGCCGAAACCGAAACAACGGCTGCTTGTGTGTTCTGAAGCTCCTCAAGCCCGTACGTCACCAAAAAATCCTGCGTGAGATCAGCATCCTACGCAACCTCTGCGGTGGTCCGAACgtcgtccgcctcctcgatgtCCTGCGCGACACCGACTCGCAGACGGTCGTGCTCGTCACCGAGTACGTGCACCGCCCAACAACGCTGCGCAACCTCCTCTACTCAAATAAGCTCACCAACTTTGACATGCGCTACTACCTGTACGAGATACTACGCTCGCTGGACTtcgcccaccgccgcggcatcTTTCACCGCGACATCAAGCCCTACAACGTCATGATCGATCACGAGCGCAAGATCCTGCGTGTGATCGACTGGGGCCTGGGTGAGTACTATATCCACGGACAGGCACTCAACTGCGGCGTGGCAACTCGGCACTACAAGGGGCCTGAGCTGCTGGTTGGCTACCGCCACTACGACTACTCGCTCGATATCTGGTGCCTCGGGTGTGTGCTGGCTGGCCTGCTCTTCCACTGCGACCCCTTCTTCGTCGGCGCCAGCAACGAGGATCAGCTCCTTCAGATTGTGGCTGTGTTTGGGAAAAAGGCGCTGTTTCGCTACCTCGACAAGTACCAGTGCCGCCTCTCCCGCGTGGTGGAGTCGAGCCTGCACAACCTCCCTGACGAGCACGTCGACTGGTGCCGGTACATTAAGAAGGGATCGATCCAGGAGTCGTGGTGCGACGCAACTGCCCTGGACTTGCTTGATAAGATGCTCCAGTTCGACCATCAGGACCGCATCATGGCCCATGAGGCGATGCAACACCCCTTCTTTGCTCCCGTGCGTGATGCGCTGGCGAAGGATCCGCAGGAGCGCTACCCCGTAGCAAGGCGCTGA
- a CDS encoding hypothetical protein (TriTrypDB/GeneDB-style sysID: LpmP.02.0250): MSRGHCLSPSASGASHEAMPPPPPGVQQVSPSSCLSPPAWSPPPRQPTTQRLCVLAAGVLIFHVLTSTLQEMIFHLPNFTNLLLLSCGETFCTTVLVGLLLVWDWCHPLPGRADPEHRGPHGRSAATAVTKITAEVTPQEPLSKSAPTVGDSSNTQGRCSGNAVSRSPDPFCDSEHQPPRQQRPFARGDGRGAFLSVVDGLPEAAAARADAVDCGNGSALTAVAARCPSPTRCASWYSTICHVLHPSTVSLRWYVCIAILFSCSLHLTNRTSFLLSYPLQVIFKSSKLLCMVVVHRFGVHDSHEAAASVSKDEAGSDNDDPRSSGHQWSTTAASAQHDGVFHAESDSGLLAGAKAPDASERHPCDEPQHRGHRDSSSSSPPLGLSTVVAVNVPIPAGRAFASSHPLDDDQQRSRWGALHSSGPRRRSWRWWWSRLWNQHCNDGVSRWCPARVWARVSSLAQCCASRPTTLPIDEWGHSQAVVGLRQRLSYHGGVYGGYSAVEVWCAAAARLVWWLQRLLRDTEMMACIAIVVGLISFTYASHLDMHVAAGHQSSKEGLAALAKAVSAEAAAEQHILAERLRGSAGASLAGSYSVASDVAAPVNTTGLAQPGAPLPLPPPSLPASSPSLFHGITAAVFRLSAPWMVTLIGVVGVLMSNTLDCIIYVLEEVHCFHATARSSRGYNRRVLRQHERVAEGRAPLLAGVQRKAVPLRHHASHRPPFSPSPPLSSSPPRTAVTAPSDLHPVSSTSMTELPELIPASPQELLFMVNGIATLLYIGGVIALWLHDCLLLFICRFTSSNAVATATGLHGGVGDFVSATVAGLPAARERLVVPTRPAGSAALPGEFSSLMDREEQQLQRLASLSGWPPWKTPSAPQRPSATEFPLSLCIILIVLASLTSLIGTLCLLRIIAEFTGVMAVVVTSVRKALTVLLSFLLYHRRFTLLHGVGLVGVVGGAVWYELQQRRRRGVCRREEERSGQVCRRSDE; encoded by the coding sequence ATGAGCCGTGGGCACTGTCTTTCTCCATCAGCTAGCGGTGCTTCGCATGaggcgatgccgccgccgccgccgggtGTGCAGCAGGTCTCACCATCTTCATGTCTGTCACCACCGGCCtggtcgccaccaccacgacagcCGACGACGCAGCGGCTGTGCGTGCTTGCCGCTGGTGTGCTCATCTTTCACGTCCTCACCTCCACCCTACAGGAGATGATCTTTCACCTCCCCAACTTCACGAatctgctgctcctctcctGTGGGGAGACGTTCTGCACAACGGTGCTCGTGGGGCTGCTTCTTGTGTGGGACTGGTGCCACCCGCTGCCTGGACGAGCCGACCCCGAGCACCGAGGCCCTCATGGCCGgtccgcagcgacggcagtgacGAAGATAACAGCGGAGGTGACACCGCAGGAGCCGCTCTCGAAGTCAGCTCCCACGGTgggcgacagcagcaacacgcaAGGGCGGTGCAGTGGCAATGCCGTGTCTCGGTCGCCGGATCCCTTCTGCGACTCTGAGCACCAGCCGCCAAGACAACAGCGCCCATTCGCGCGCGGCGATGGCAGAGGCGCATTCCTAAGTGTGGTTGATGGCTTACCtgaagcggcagctgcgagagCGGATGCTGTAGACTGTGGCAATGGGTCTGCTCTGACTGCGGTTGCGGCACGCTGCCCCTCACCCACGAGGTGCGCTTCATGGTACTCGACAATCTGCCACGTGCTTCACCCTTCCACTGTCTCCCTTCGCTGGTACGTGTGCATTGCTATACTCTTTTCATGTAGCCTGCACCTCACGAACCGCACCTCGTTCCTCCTCAGCTACCCCCTGCAGGTGATCTTCAAGTCGAGCAAGCTACTCTGCATGGTCGTGGTGCACCGCTTCGGGGTGCACGATAGCCACGAGGCAGCTGCCTCAGTCTCCAAAGATGAGGCAGGCTCAGACAACGACGACCCACGCAGCTCTGGCCACCAGtggagcaccaccgccgcgtcggcTCAACACGACGGCGTATTCCATGCGGAGAGCGACTCTGGGCTGCTTGCAGGAGCCAAGGCGCCAGACGCCAGCGAGCGTCATCCGTGCGATGAGCCGCAACATCGTGGGCACCGCgattcctcctcttcttcgccaccTTTAGGTCTCTCTACTGTTGTCGCTGTCAACGTGCCCATCCCAGCGGGGCGGGCATTTGCATCTTCACACCCGCTCGACGATGACCAGCAGCGATCGCGGTGGGGCGCACTTCACAGCAGCGGCCCACGCAGGCGctcgtggcggtggtggtggtcgcgcCTTTGGAATCAGCACTGCAATGACGGCGTGTCGCGATGGTGCCCCGCGAGGGTATGGGCGCGTGTCTCTTCACTcgcgcagtgctgcgcctccCGGCCCACCACCTTGCCCATCGACGAGTGGGGCCATAGCCAGGCCGTCGTAGGCTTGCGCCAGCGTCTCTCTTATCACGGCGGCGTCTACGGTGGCTACTCTGCCGTCGAGgtgtggtgtgctgcagctgcccggCTTGTGTGGTGGCTGCAACGCCTCCTGCGAGACACGGAGATGATGGCGTGCATTGCCATCGTCGTTGGGCTCATTTCTTTCACTTATGCATCTCACCTGGACATGCACGTCGCTGCAGGCCACCAAAGCTCCAAAGAAGGCCTGGCCGCGTTGGCGAAGGCGGTatcggcggaggcggcagctgagCAGCACATTCTCGCCGAGAGGCTGCGGGGGAGCGcgggcgcctctctcgcagGCAGCTATTCCGTAGCTAGCGATGTAGCTGCGCCTGTCAACACCACTGGGCTGGCTCAGCCGGGCGCGCCACTGCCCctgccgcccccctctctccccgcttcttccccttccctgttCCACGGCATCACCGCAGCCGTCTTCCGGCTCTCTGCGCCTTGGATGGTGACGCTGATCGGTGTTGTAGGCGTGCTGATGTCCAACACCCTCGACTGCATCATCTACGTGCTGGAAGAGGTGCACTGCTTTCACGCGACGGCGAGGTCGTCGAGAGGGTATAATCGGCGAGTACTACGCCAGCACGAGCGTGtagcagaggggagggcgcCTCTGCTAGCGGGCGTGCAACGTAaggcagtgccgctgcggcatcaCGCATCCCACCGACCACCTTTTTCGCCTTCCCCaccgttgtcgtcgtctcccCCACGAACcgcggtgacggcgccaTCGGATCTGCACCCGGTGTCCTCAACGTCGATGACAGAGCTGCCGGAGCTGATACCGGCCTCGCCACAGGAGTTACTGTTCATGGTGAACGGTATCGCCACGCTGCTCTACATCGGTGGCGTCATCGCCTTGTGGCTGCATGACTGCCTCCTTCTATTTATATGCCGCTTTACAAGCTCCAATGCAGTGGCCACCGCGACCGGGCTCCacggcggcgttggcgaCTTTGTAAGCGCTACTGTGGCTGGATTGCCGGCAGCACGCGAACGTCTGGTCGTCCCAACGAGACCCGCGGGTAGCGCTGCACTGCCAGGCGAGTTCTCCTCGCTGATGGAtcgtgaagagcagcagctacaGCGGCTCGCTTCCCTTTCCGGATGGCCACCATGGAAAACGCCGtccgcgccgcagcggcccTCTGCGACGGagttccccctctccctatgCATAATCCTCATCGTGTTAGCATCCCTGACGAGCTTGATAGGGACGCTGTGTCTCTTGCGCATTATTGCTGAGTTCACTGGCGTGATGGCCGTCGTCGTGACGAGTGTGCGCAAGGCGCTGACGGTTCTGCTGAGCTTTCTCCTGTACCATCGCCGCTTCACCCTGCTGCACGGGGTCGGGCTGGTAGGGGTGGTGGGCGGTGCTGTCTGGTACGAGttacagcagcggcgccgtcgtggcgTGTgtaggagggaggaggagcgaagTGGGCAAGTGTGCAGGCGAAGCGACGAGTAA
- a CDS encoding proteasome regulatory non-ATPase subunit 6, putative (TriTrypDB/GeneDB-style sysID: LpmP.02.0280) yields MIPGGSVDCAHTLEVAEDYYGKGDRRTARELLQSIVTTDVAVDDGDSIRAKEQAVYRLAELLTVTKDGEAAIQLLSDVRPFFQVLPKAKTTKMVRKLFEHIVQCGVPLKQQEAICLETVDWARKERRTFLRHRLQLRYVEILFAENRKNDALASLSALLKEVRRLDDRTLLLDIYLLESKLYYAVMDIQKARAALVSARTTANSIYCPPLSQAEIDLQSGVLHADEKDNKTAYSYLYEAFEGFHQLGDQARQARRSLRYMILSKISTDSPDELATLLSSKSVLEYKGADVDALRGIADAYNKQDTHLFNSILAKCRTEAEESGAGGGSDTNLLADEVVRRQVNDMYNTLLERHILKVVSPYNRVQIAYVSSLLKLDAMVVEQKLSQLILDRKLRGIVDQQHRCLILFDDEAAEASKPDKDGGEDFYDNAADAAAAADQAPTTLYQDALTALECYNTLVTALFDKINGKFDALVEENIAKHRGAKAKENEDEANRKNKRGGISSTKDAAADRSGKNDKSDSGNKPTRSGDKRR; encoded by the coding sequence ATGATCCCGGGCGGCTCCGTAGATTGCGCCCACACCCTCGAGGTGGCCGAAGACTACTACGGCAAGGGCGACCGTCGGACAgcgcgcgagctgctgcagtctATCGTCACGACGGACGTCGCGGTGGATGACGGAGACTCGATCCGTGCCAAGGAGCAGGCGGTCTACCGCCTGGCGGAGCTCCTGACAGTCACCAAAGACGGTGAGGCCGCCATCCAGCTGCTGTCAGACGTGCGGCCGTTCTTCCAGGTGCTGCCAAAGGCGAAGACGACAAAGATGGTGCGGAAGTTATTCGAGCACATTGTGCAGTGCGGCGTgccgctgaagcagcaggaggcgatATGCCTGGAAACGGTGGACTGGGCCCGCAAGGAGCGCCGCACCTTCCTGCGtcaccgcctgcagctccgctaCGTGGAGATTCTCTTCGCTGAGAACCGTAAGAACGACGCTCTGGCGTCGCTGAGCGCGCTGCTcaaggaggtgcgccgcctgGACGACcgtacgctgctgctcgacatCTACCTCCTGGAGAGCAAGCTCTACTACGCCGTCATGGATATTCAGAAGGCGAGGGCGGCGCTCGTCTCGGCACGCACAACGGCGAACAGCATCTACTGCCCGCCCCTCTCGCAGGCGGAGATCGACCTCCAGTCCGGCGTTCTGCACGCAGACGAGAAAGACAACAAGACCGCGTACTCTTACCTGTACGAGGCCTTTGAGGGGTTCCACCAGCTTGGCGACCAGGCCCGGCAGGCGCGCCGCTCGCTTCGCTACATGATCCTGTCGAAGATCTCTACAGACAGCCCTGACGAGCTTGCGACGCTGCTCTCATCCAAGAGCGTGCTGGAGTACAAGGGTGCCGACGTGGACGCGTTGCGCGGTATCGCCGACGCCTACAACAAGCAGGACACGCATCTCTTCAACAGCATTCTGGCCAAGTGCCGCACCGAGGCAGAGGAGtccggcgccggtggcggcagcgacacgaaCCTCCTCGCCGATGAGGTGGTGCGTCGGCAGGTGAACGACATGTACAacacgctgctggagcgtcATATATTGAAGGTGGTGTCGCCGTACAACCGCGTGCAGATCGCCTACGTGAGCAGCCTGCTGAAGCTGGATGCCATGGTTGTAGAGCAGAAGCTGTCGCAGCTCATTCTTGATCGCAAGCTGCGCGGGATCGTTGatcagcagcatcgctgcCTCATTCTCTTCGACGACGAGGCAGCTGAGGCGTCCAAGCCAGACAAGGATGGCGGCGAGGACTTCTACGACAACGCTgcggacgccgccgccgcggcggacCAGGCGCCGACAACGCTCTACCAGGACGCACTCACGGCACTGGAGTGCTACAACACGCTCGTCACGGCGCTCTTCGACAAAATCAACGGAAAGTTCGACGCGCTCGTCGAGGAGAACATCGCGAAGCACAGGGGCGccaaagcaaaggaaaacgagGACGAGGCAAACCGCAAGAACAAGCGAggcggcatcagcagcaccaaagATGCAGCCGCCGACCGGAGCGGGAAGAACGACAAGTCTGACAGTGGCAACAAGCCGACAAGGTCTGGCGACAAGCGCAGGTGA
- a CDS encoding FtsJ-like methyltransferase, putative (TriTrypDB/GeneDB-style sysID: LpmP.02.0290), translated as MGRASKDKRDIYYRKAKEEGYRARSAYKLLQIEEEFHILDPAEIRTGAVDLCAAPGSWSQVLAQCFKTIGANATAAAVAGAALPAQTPRVVAVDLQEMAPIDGVAILQGDITSEVTANEIIRLLNAPNSTGGPYTDDEQQQQQPTSSNPPSSSSSSHPPVLCASQRKADIVLCDGAPDVTGMHELDEYLQHHLLLAALHITTFVLRAGGCFLTKMFRGPNTAFLIAKSEIFFEQVRVVKPKSSRNASMESFLLCQGFRMPPGYVPRLISAAPASAVSTVSGGSASASAGYGSRAEAENEEDMKGGRRERATVSGGRLRASGFTPEAPSYCYGTTASSSHVPAGNAAAAAGQGVALDSQRTSCTLAERVLAPFLSCGDLSGFDADMCYDRDEEVGVLEPVQPPLQAPYLAAAAASLSLSAEVAGGQDTRGAGVPQSKKLRVESQVGAVEDDPNASEEQQQ; from the coding sequence ATGGGTCGCGCATCGAAGGACAAGCGCGATATTTACTACCGCAAggccaaggaggagggctACCGTGCTCGCAGCGCATACAAGCTGCTCCAGATAGAGGAGGAGTTTCACATCCTCGACCCGGCCGAGATCCGCACCGGGGCGGTGGACCTGTGTGCCGCGCCTGGAAGCTGGTCGCAGGTGCTCGCCCAGTGCTTCAAGACGATCGGCGCCaacgcgacggcggcggcggtggcaggagCCGCTCTGCCGGCGCAGACGCCGCGCGTGGTGGCAGTGGACCTGCAAGAGATGGCCCCCATCGATGGGGTCGCCATCCTGCAGGGCGACATAACGAGCGAGGTGACTGCGAACGAGATCATTCGGCTTCTGAACGCGCCGAACTCGACTGGGGGGCCGTACACCGatgacgagcagcagcagcagcagcccaccagcagcaaccctccctcctcctcctcctcttcgcacCCTCCCGTGCTCTGTGCGTCACAGCGGAAGGCGGACATCGTCCTCTGCGACGGCGCCCCCGACGTAACCGGCATGCACGAGCTGGACGAGtacctgcagcaccacctgctgctggccgCGCTGCACATCACTACATTCGTGCTTCGGGCCGGTGGCTGCTTCTTGACCAAAATGTTCCGCGGCCCCAACACCGCCTTCCTCATCGCCAAGAGCGAGATCTTCTTCGAgcaggtgcgtgtggtgAAGCCGAAGTCATCACGCAACGCGTCCATGGAGAGTTTTCTCCTCTGCCAGGGGTTTCGCATGCCGCCCGGGTACGTGCCTCGGCTCATCAGCGCTGCACCGGCTTCCGCTGTCTCTACCGTCTCAGGAGGTTCTGCATCGGCGAGCGCCGGCTACGGCTCTCGAGCAGAGGCTGAGAATGAAGAGGATATGAAGGGAGgacgtagagagagagccaccgTGAGCGGCGGCCGACTTCGCGCCAGCGGCTTCACGCCGGAGGCGCCGTCGTACTGCTACGGCACGACTGCGTCTTCCTCGCACGTGCCGGCTGGGaacgccgcggcggcagcaggacAAGGTGTTGCGCTCGACAGCCAGCGGACGTCTTGCACGCTCGCAGAGAGAGTCCTGGCTCCGTTCCTCTCCTGTGGTGACCTTTCGGGGTTTGACGCCGACATGTGCTACGACAGGGATGAGGAGGTTGGCGTGCTGGAGCCGGTGCAGCCTCCGCTTCAGGCACCGTACttggctgccgccgctgcttcgctgtCACTGTCCGCAGAGGTTGCCGGCGGACAAGACACgcggggggcgggggtgcCACAAAGTAAAAAATTGCGCGTGGAGTCGCAGGTGGGTGCTGTGGAGGACGACCCCAATGCAagtgaagagcagcagcaatga
- a CDS encoding hypothetical protein (TriTrypDB/GeneDB-style sysID: LpmP.02.0260), which produces MRNAYIRALAPLASRSSPAPSSSSSLATVAATLHVSRRGHAGHNSGHNERRERRGGRLQGQQCGHALPQTNASVAASAALTSPHARGAFHVFLRARNSPFIGSGSGTAAAPVPLPNDLIRTTSPPHPHEPSQHHSSVLPHDSAGLSGASAEQRSRARGGVARGTPSGTTPELSWSSSSPPSSPPLPRAVPASAPEEQREQQRVLLEEETGRRGSSTPPVLSEWSLGLPDAAARRGEWRGNPQSRGQRRGRGCDDVNKEGDVNGSTAQRGGRQDFRERRRHSVQQHRHDALELARRQTSAGIAKRHLHEYEQACLHAYHILKQVEWSLVRWAWAQRQGQRHGDSGHSSSSSSVRRNNVSEHASGVRAPQLTEGQVAAGESVPKLAGEDMDAVDARFFEYAGQIQRTLHQLTPRHFDAVREYRLRAQPRSGFPSSTAATPPSRPRHAEGPSAPRSESLGDSPGQQPLLLRLLWRLLHIQRLFISIGRRASLPRSAVDVYVNSSSCQYGVREVLRVLGGELARSTLSASTPRHLHGPRGQPWREHDDPAALPPSPPTLLFSNKELFQLFYAVLCIPSEEAPGVPLYDLSTDNSTSPSSVASDRHAATSPSSHLAGVAFQQFQRDCIAAGAEAARMPLDEWCVRWWAHQYAVLGSVGAVCTPPLSMGEAMDVLQACMYATASAQVLATAAPPYVAQQRRNLQQRLLTPFTYFETPPQGATAGDRRRRRHRGSATASESSGVVEEAELSPLRVPDRRYYPQLSGALGGNRVALRIPYHLGQRYVEVFLAYLLSSVSTAPQSGEAKESATTATETVAAGIEHLLRDRGRDTVRDVALLCTAILFFEVFSPMTAAFMAYAAPLCREQVELLSGHEISCVLLAYASLQRWEKAGGARTGGASTPASGSNAHTDSRAAGSRGDPLHDPTVAVQSASTASARTAAAPCTSAGKDAWNTDPPEAAVAPEPSPRLPPPPQPDHQSTGDHHSRSHRSTSARSSPPSNEKTTSTSPQSPCHAPWHLFYVTLASRAGQLSDTLSEDDVTRVLRAMELTEIEHDDLRRALESSLRLRSMRRRVLYEP; this is translated from the coding sequence ATGCGCAATGCCTACATCAGAGCTCTGGCGCCTCTCGCGAGTAGGTCCTCTCCCGCGCCTTCCAGTAGTAGCAGCCTCGCcacagtggcagcgacgctgcatGTCTCTCGCCGTGGGCATGCGGGGCACAACTCTGGTCATAATGAGCGTCGtgagcggcgaggagggcgcCTGCAGGGGCAGCAGTGTGGTCACGCGCTGCCACAAACCAACGCTAGCGTGGCTGCGAGTGCAGCGCTGACATCCCCGCACGCCCGCGGCGCCTTTCATGTCTTCCTTCGCGCCCGAAATTCACCGTtcatcggcagcggcagcggcaccgcagcagcaccggtgccgctgcccaaCGATCTAATACGTaccacctcccctcctcatcctcatGAACCTTCACAGCACCACTCAAGCGTTCTTCCGCACGATAGCGCCGGGCTAAGCGGTGCGTCAGCCGAGCAAAGGAGCCGCGCGAGAGGAGGCGTAGCGCGTGGGACACCAAGCGGTACCACGCCAGAGTTATCGTGGTCGTCGTCTTCACCGCCATCCTCTCCGCCATTACCCCGCGCGGTTCCTGCGAGTGCTCCTGAGGAGCagagagaacagcagcgggtgctgctcgaggaaGAGACGGGCCGACGCGGCTCCAGTACTCCGCCGGTGCTGAGCGAATGGTCGTTGGGCCTTCCggacgcagcggcgaggaggggtgagTGGCGGGGCAACCCGCAGAGTCGtgggcagcgacgaggacgcggTTGCGATGATGTGAACAAGGAGGGAGATGTAAATGGCAGCACTGCGCAGCGAGGTGGACGGCAGGACTTCAGAGAGCGGAGACGTCAcagtgtgcagcagcaccgtcatgATGCCCTCGAGCTTGCACGACGTCAAACTTCCGCGGGCATTGCGAAGCGACACCTGCATGAGTACGAGCAGGCATGTCTGCATGCATACCATATCTTGAAGCAGGTTGAATGGAGCCTCGTCAGGTGGGCCTGGGCTCAGCGACAAGGACAACGGCATGGCGACTCCggacacagcagcagcagcagcagcgtcagacGTAACAACGTTAGCGAGCACGCGTCGGGTGTGAGGGCGCCGCAGCTTACCGAGGGACAAGTCGCTGCCGGTGAATCCGTCCCCAAGCTCGCCGGCGAGGACATGGACGCCGTCGACGCACGCTTTTTCGAGTACGCTGGGCAGATCCAGCGCACGCTGCATCAGCTGACCCCACGCCATTTTGATGCCGTTCGCGAGTACCGCCTGCGAGCACAGCCACGCAGCGGCTTCCCATCATCCACCGCGGCCACCCCGCCGTCTCGGCCGCGACACGCCGAGGGCCCGTCTGCGCCCCGATCTGAATCGCTGGGGGACTCTCcggggcagcagccgctACTCTTGCGTCTTCTGTGGCGCCTGCTGCACATCCAACGGCTCTTCATCAGCATTGGCCGAcgcgcctcgctgccgcgcagcgccgtTGACGTTTATGTGAACTCCTCGAGCTGCCAGTACGGCGTtcgcgaggtgctgcgcgttcTCGGGGGCGAGCTTGCGCGGTCGACCCTCTCAGCGAGCACCCCCCGGCACCTCCACGGGCCGCGTGGTCAGCCGTGGCGAGAGCACGACGAccctgcagcactgccgccctcaccccctacccttctcttctctaaCAAGGAACTCTTCCAGCTCTTTTACGCTGTCCTGTGCATTCCGAGCGAGGAGGCCCCTGGTGTTCCGCTGTACGACCTGTCCACTGACAACTCCACTTCTCCATCGAGTGTTGCCTCGGATCGGCACGCAGctacctccccctcctctcaccttGCTGGTGTTGCGTTTCAGCAGTTCCAGCGAGACTGCATCGCGGCCGGCGCCGAGGCTGCCCGTATGCCGCTGGACGagtggtgtgtgcgttggtGGGCGCATCAGTACGCGGTTCTTGGGTCGGTGGGCGCAGTGTGTACACCACCGTTGTCGATGGGCGAGGCCATGGATGTACTTCAGGCCTGCATGTACGCAACGGCGAGCGCGCAGGTTCTcgcgacggcagcacctccttacgtcgcccagcagcggcgcaatCTGCAACAGAGACTTCTTACTCCATTCACATACTTCGAGACCCCACCGcaaggcgccaccgccggtgaccgccgccgtcgcagacACCGAGGGTCTGCGACCGCAtcggagagcagcggcgtcgttgAGGAGGCGGAGTTATCGCCACTGCGCGTGCCAGACCGCCGGTATTACCCGCAACTGTCTGGCGCCTTGGGTGGCAAtcgtgtggcgctgcgcattcCATATCACCTCGGCCAGCGCTATGTGGAAGTTTTTCTGGCGTACCTGCTGTCGAGTGTGTCTACTGCGCCACAGTCgggagaggcgaaggagtcggcgacaacggcaacggagacggtggcggcgggtaTTGAGCATCTTCTCCGTGACCGCGGCCGCGATACGGTGCGCGACGTTGCGCTCCTCTGCACGGCCATCCTCTTCTTTGAGGTCTTCTCGCCTATGACGGCTGCCTTCATGGCGTACGCGGCACCACTGTGCAGAGAACAAGTGGAACTTCTCAGCGGACATGAGATCAGCTGTGTGCTACTCGCGTAcgcatcgctgcagcgctgggaGAAGGCAGGCGGCGCTCGCACCGGTGGCGCCTCTACGCCGGCTAGCGGCTCGAACGCGCACACCGACTCGAGGGCGGCGGGCAGTCGTGGCGACCCGCTACACGATCCCACCGTGGCTGTTCAAAGTGCGTCAACCGCCTCTGCAaggactgccgctgctccctgcaccagcgcaggCAAGGATGCTTGGAACACGGATCCACCGGAAGCAGCCGTGGCACCAGAGCCCTCGCCAcgactgccaccgccaccgcagccggaCCATCAAAGCACCGGTGAtcaccacagccgcagccaccggAGTACTTCTGCACGATCATCGCCGCCATCGAATGAAAAGACGACGTCAACGAGTCCACAGTCGCCATGTCATGCGCCGTGGCACCTCTTCTACGTCACACTTGCTTCCCGCGCCGGCCAGCTCAGCGACACCCTTAGCGAAGATGACGTGACACGTGTGCTGCGGGCGATGGAGCTGACCGAAATCGAGCACGACgacctgcgccgcgcgtTGGAGTCCTCGCTGCGCCTGCGGAGCATGCGGCGACGTGTTCTTTATGAGCCGTAG